The genomic window TGACCGTCAGGCGGCTCAGAGTGAAGCTGAGGCTGCCCCCCAGCGAGTGGCTTTTGTCGCCCTGAAAACCAAAAGACTCTGCCATATTAACCGTCAGGCTGACCTCTTCCACCGGCTGGCTGAGCTGTAGGGCATAGCGCGTCCGATAGTGTTCATAGGCCTGATTGGATAAGGCATCCTCATATTTCTGGTACCCCTTGGCGAAGCGATGCTCCGCCGTGAGATACAGATAGCTACCCGTAGCGGTAAAACTATGGCTGAGCCCGGTAGTCAACAGGCTGCCCTGCTGGTGGCCGTGCGCTGCGGTTTCGCTGGCGCTGCTATTGACCACACCATAAAGACCGCCCAGTCGGGGCACATTCGCCACCATGCCGGCGGCAAGGTTATGATAATCGTTTGCGTATTGCACGCCGCTGATGAGCGTTACGGTATTGGACAGGCCGTACAGCCCGTCGGCCTCCGCCAATGGCGGGGCATCCATCAGGCTGCGGTTGCGGCCCGCATACAGGCTATAATGCAGGATATGTGCGGGTACCAGCACATCTACCGCATTATAGGATTGGCTGAAATGGCGGCTGTCGCCGTTGGCTTCTATAATCGTGATATCCATATCGCCGGCGCTGGATGAGTCAGGGATATCCTTTAGCGCAAAAGGCCCGGGCGGCACTTTACGTGTAGCGATGATGAAGTCGTTTTGTTTGATAACGATAGTCGCGTTGCTGCGCGCCACGCCGGTTATCACCGGCGTATATACCAGCTCCCGGTTGGACAGCATGGCATTATTGGTGGCCAAAGCCGCACCGCGCAGATTTTGCGCGGCAAAAACTTTTCCGGTGGTAAAGAAGTCTCCCAGGATCAGGGTACTGCGCAGCGTATCGATATGATGTTCGAGATAATTCTTGCTGCTCACGTAGCGGGTTTTGTTGCCGTCTGTGACGCTGAGGAAACCATTATTTCTCACGCGGAAACCCCTCATATTGATGCCGTTGGTGAAATTGCCATAGAGGGTATTACGTCGCCCGGCGCCATTCTGACGAGCGCTGTCGGTATTGATGTTATAGCTGCTGAACGCCGCATTAATGCCGTTTTGCCACTCCTGTTCGTTGGCGACATCATTTGTGCCGCTTTCCAGCTGATATTTTTGCGGTACGGTTACGGTCAATGTGTTATCGCCGAGATCGACGTCAGCTTGCGCCTGACTAATATAAGCCGTTAACGGTACTTCGCCAGCCTGGCATTACTCAATCGCGATGCCCCAATTTTTCAGAGTATCGCAGGAGAATACCGCCTCAAATTTATCATTGCTCGTTTTCTTAAAGATAATACGCTGGCCATCGATTTGATGGTCATTAATGACGACGGTGAGTGAATAGGTGCCCGGTAAAACATCATTGCCGTTATCAAACACCGATACATCCTTAATTGCGACTCCACCGACATTTTCGATAAGGTCGGTCGCATATTTTTCTTCTGCATGTGTCCATCCATACAGCTTATAAGAGAAATCAAGAGAAGAATTTTTTCATAAGGAAGAGCCGCCAATGTTCAACCGGTCACATGCCACCATCCCTATGGTTGAATGCGCCCCCTATTGGGGGCGCTACCCGCAAGCAGATTATTTGTAGGCAATTTCAAAAACGGCATCGGTGGCCAGACGGCCTGCCTTGACGTCTTCAGACATGTCCTCACGGACATAGTTAGCGGTAAATTCGAGCGTATTATCGCCTTGATTGAACGGCTGGCCGGCAAGATTAAGCGGCATATATTTTCCTAACGCGACGGGACTGTTATTACGGTTAATTTGCAGACCTATCCCTTTTGCCGTGCCAAAGGAATTACGCAGCACATTGTGTGCCTCATCGGCGTCTTTACTGTTTACGGTCATTTTGAGCTGACTAGCTTCTATTTGCTGCAGGCAGTTTACATGCAGCTGGAAGTACTGGGGGTAACGCCTTCGGACAAGCCTGTAAAGTCGCTCACGTTGACTGTCGGAAGCTGGACTTTCATTGATTTACCTTTAAACGAGCAGGTCGCCGGTTGCACTAGCCCGCTAAAATGAACGGTGGTGGCGGTGTGCATTGCGCCGGCATCGCTCGCATCGGTACGGGTGGGTACTCGCTAATGCGGAGGACATGCCGCCTGCCATCATCATCGCAACTGTCAGAGCAGTTAATTTTTTCATCGTAATTTACCTTCTTTTTAATGATTTCATCGCACTGCCGATGAAATCTTGTCACTGTTATCGCCAAAATCCATCAGGGTGTCATAAACCACGTTTCGTACCTTGGAGGCGCTAGGATTTTTTTGGGTGATTGCCGAGCTGGAAAAAGGCGCGACCATATCGATATTCAAAGAACGTTGTCCGTCTGCCATCGCCTCTTTCCGCACTAACACCCTGTGGGCGGAAGAAAACTTTGATGCGTGTTTGCATGGCCAGCAATAAATCGGAACTCTCCTCGTTAGCGTCTACTTTGGGAATTTCTTTCACGTTGAGCCAAAAGAG from Sodalis glossinidius str. 'morsitans' includes these protein-coding regions:
- a CDS encoding fimbria/pilus outer membrane usher protein translates to MRGFRVRNNGFLSVTDGNKTRYVSSKNYLEHHIDTLRSTLILGDFFTTGKVFAAQNLRGAALATNNAMLSNRELVYTPVITGVARSNATIVIKQNDFIIATRKVPPGPFALKDIPDSSSAGDMDITIIEANGDSRHFSQSYNAVDVLVPAHILHYSLYAGRNRSLMDAPPLAEADGLYGLSNTVTLISGVQYANDYHNLAAGMVANVPRLGGLYGVVNSSASETAAHGHQQGSLLTTGLSHSFTATGSYLYLTAEHRFAKGYQKYEDALSNQAYEHYRTRYALQLSQPVEEVSLTVNMAESFGFQGDKSHSLGGSLSFTLSRLTVITQPDPSIR
- a CDS encoding fimbrial protein, which produces MTVNSKDADEAHNVLRNSFGTAKGIGLQINRNNSPVALGKYMPLNLAGQPFNQGDNTLEFTANYVREDMSEDVKAGRLATDAVFEIAYK